The Streptomyces halobius genomic interval CTGGCCGTCGTGATCGCGCCGGTGATCGCGCTGCGGCTGCCGGACATCAGGCTGGGCGCCAAGGTGGGCCTGCGCCAGCGGCTCTCGCCGCTGACCGACCGCAGGGTGGCGAGTGTCCTCATCGTCACACTGCTGGCCTTCATCGGGATCTATCTGCCGTATACGTACATCAGCTCGGTCTTCTCGCCGGCCACCGGCGACGACGGCGGCCTCGTGGCGCTGTTACTGCTGGTGTTCGGACTGGCCGGTACCGTGGGGAATCTGGTGGCCGGGCGCCTGGCCGACCGGCACGGACCGCGGCACGTGGTCATCTGCGCCACGCTCGGTCTGGCCGTGGTGTTCGCCGCCATGCTGCCGAGCCGGGAATCGTTTGCCGCCGCGATTGTCGTGGTGGCGCTCAGCGGTGTGGGCTCATGGTCGGTGACCGGCCCTCAGCAGCACCGCGTCATGGCGCTCTCCCAGCCGGGGGCCGAGACGCTCGGGGTCTCGCTCAACGCAGCCGTGATGTACCTGGCGATCTCCCTGTCCAGCGTGATCGGCGCGATCGGCCTGAACTCGTTCGGCAGCGCCGTCTCGCTGCTGCCGATCGCGGTGGTCTTCGTCCTCGCGGCGGCGTTGCTGACCTGGCTGTCCGGTCGTCCGGAGCGCCAGGCGGACGAGCAGGAGAACGACGTCGCGGCGGACCCGACAACCGGCGGTCTCGGAGCCTCCCCGGCCGTGAAATGACCCCGCGCCGCGCGGGCGGCGCTCACTGGATCCCCGCGTGGGACCCGTGCGACGGCCGGGCGGCACGACCCGGTGCACGGCGGGAATAGGCATCGGCGACCTGGATGAGGAAGGCGGTCTCGTGGACGAGATCGTGACCACCCAGCGCGGACAGCCCCGCAGCCCGCGTACGCGGCCCCTGGCCTCGGTTCTTGGCGTGGCAGGCCGCTGTCAGCCAGCGCGCCATCTCCGCCGCGTGCGCGGCGGTCAGGTCAGGGGCCGCCGTCGGATCGGGGTAGGGGAACGGCGGATCAGGCGAGGCGTATTCGCGCAGCACCAGTATGGCGTCACGGATCTCGATGACCTGGCGGTACACCAGCAGGCCCCAGGACCCGCGCGGCAGCAGCAGCTCCAGCAGGCGCGGCCGAGGCGGCGCGAGGGCCACCCAGGGCACCGCGGACACGAGGTCGCGCCAGAGCCTCCACAGAAGCCAGAAGTCCGTCGCGTCCCGCCGCGCACGGCGGATGGCGGGAAACGCCGGTGCGGCGATGACGGCCGCTCTGCAAAGGCAGAACACGCCGCTGATGAAGGGAAGGGGAAACGCGATCCAGAAAACGCCTGAGATCAGCTGGACCAGATAACCCACCCAGTAAAGCGCTGCCAGGCAGCTGCCCAGTCCGAACAGGCCCATGGTGGTCCTGAGCGGGGATTTGCCGCCCCTGTACCAGTGCCGCCGGCACACGGCAATGCACAGAACGTTCCCGGCCAGATGTATGCCGATCACGATCAGCCAGAAGACATGGCCTCCGCTGCCGGCCGACTCATGGACGTGCATGCCCGGGGCACACCACGCACCGAGGATTATCAGGCAGACGATGGCCAGGCCGGAACCGAGGTGAAACCATTCCCGCTGTGGCCGGTCCGTCGTGACCAGGACGAAGTCCATGATGATGACAGCCGACAGGACTCCGCACAGGTGGGTGGTCAGCGCGTACGCCTGGTAGACGTGGAAGTCGCGCGACATGATCTCGACCAGGGGACCGCGCTTCAGCGTCAAGGTGGTGGCCGCTGCCCCGACGGCGATCCACAGGCCGCGCTGCTGCGGTGACCGAACGGCGGAGGGCGCCCGTAACAGCAGGGAGAGCCACATGGCCAACATACCGGCGTTCTCGAACCATAAACCGATCATCCGCACGTCATAGGACACGCGACAGCCCCAGTGCCGCTTCCCATTCACTCGCGGATTCGGCAGGCCGTGAATCCTCCGGCCGGACCGCAACGGTCCGCAGGACACTGGCCAGCATCTCGGCCTCCTGCTCCTGTCGGGTGGTGTAGTCGGTACGCGCGAGGAGGCGCTGCGCGAGACCGAGGTCCAAGTCCCCGAGCCGCCCGGGCGACGCCGGGTCGCCGGGCATGTCGAGCGTCGGGTGGTCGAACAGCATGTGGCCGATCTCGTGCAGGATGATGTGCTCCTGGTGGGGACGGCTCGTCTGCCGTTCGTAGAAGACGTAGTCGTCGGTGCCGGTGGCGAGCCACAACCCGCACGCCCCCGCGGCCGCCGCTCCGCTCGGCAGCGAAACCAGGTGAAGGGGCCGCCCCCGCAGAGCGCTCAGGTGGGCACAGAGCTCTTCCAGGGAGAACGGAGGCTCCAGTCGCAAGGTGCTGAGTATGGCCCCACAGCGGCGGCGCAGCCGCCGGTATTGAATCCGCATACCATTCCCCGTTGTCATCCGGCACTGACCGGTCGTTTGGGTGCGAGGTCCCGGACGTACGCCGACTTCCGTCGCTGACCGGCCCTCATGGCATCAACTGTCGTTGGCCTCCCGCTCCAGCGGAAGCCCCTCCAGGGCACGCAATTGATCAAGGATCTCTGCCGCCGCCACCAGTCCCTTCGGTGAGAGCCCATTGGCCCGCGCGGCGATTTTGGTGATCCCCGCATCACGCAGCGCCTCCCACTCGCTCAACTGGATGCCGGCCTCCCGCAGAGCGACCAGCCGCAGCAGCATGGAATCGACCTCTTCCGCGACCTCATCGTCGAAGAAATACGCGGGCTTCACACCGAAAAATACGGCGAGCGCCTCCAGATGATGCATCGTCGGGTTGCTGCGTGTCCCGTTGCGCAGATAGGCAAGGTACGCCTTCGAGATGTCACCCCCCTGTTCGCGGATCGCCCTGGCCACTTCCTCATTGCTGTAGGGGCCACGGTTTCGCGGATGCACGGTAGCGAACAGGTGGTTCAGACGACTTGCGAGCTTGCCCGTGGAGGAGAACCGTGCGTTTTCAGCCATACCTATTCCGCTCTCTCACCAGTCAGTCAAGTTGATGTCAACCGTGCATCGGGGCACATCCGTTGACAAGGAATTGCGGCCAGCTAAGCTGACCCATCGACAACTGACGTGGCCGCAATCCACCGAGGCACACGATCGTAGGGGTGGTTAGTTGTCACGGGCAATCGCGCGACCGCTCAACCCTCGGAACCCGTTGACCTCCTTGTTCTGCTGCGACCGGATGGGATAGACGACTCGATGGAAAAGCAAGCCGCCCAGGACACCGCGAACTGGATCCAGGTACCTCGGCCCGCTCCGCAGGCTAAGACTCGGCTGATCTGTTGTCCTCATGCCGGGGCGTCCGCGAGTGCCTTCGGCCCACTGGCCAGGGCCCTGCCCGACCACGATATCGAGGCGCTGTCCGTCCAGTACCCGGGCCGGCAGGGTGGGCCCGGGTACCAGGGTTTCACCGACATCGGCGAACTGGCGGACCGGGTCGCCACCGCACTGCTGCCATGGTGTGATCGGCCCGTCGCGGTCTTGGGCCACAGCATGGGGTCCGTCGTCGCCTTCGAATTGACCCGGCGGCTGGAGGCTGCGGGGAAGCCCCCCGTACGGCTGTTCGTCTCCGGCCGGCGTTCGCCTTCGGACGGGCTCGGTGTGCACGTGCCGCAGGACGACGAGGAGATCGTCGAAGAGCTCCGGACGTTGGGCGGTATCCCGGTCAAGCTCCTCGACAAGCCCAAGTACAGGGAGTCCATCCTGGCAGTGGTCCGCAACGACTACCGGGCGAATTCCGGTTACCTCGCCCCATCGGACGCAACGGTGAACTGTCCCGTCACGTTCCTGCTGTCGGACGCGGACCCGTACGTCGACGCGGCCGCGGCCGCGGCCTGGGGGAACCACACCACCCAGGAGTTGACGGTCGCCTCCTTCCCCGGTGGCCACTTCTTTCTCAACGAAGAGCTGGCCCAAGTCGTCGAGGCCGTCAGCGAGGGCCTCTTCACCGGATCCGCTCGGCGACATGCTGGAGGTCTACAGTGAAGAACGTACTGGACAAGGCCATAGCGTCGTGGACGGCCCCGGTGTCGGCCACGTCGGTGAACGCATTACCGGACCCCGCTCCCGCGTGCGGGGGAGACGAACTGGCCATCCGGGTCTACGAGGAGACCTTCGCGAACGGCCCCGTCACCCTTGACCAGGTAGCGACCGCTCTGCGCCTCCCGATCGCCCAGGTCGAGCAGACGATGAGCACACTGCGCGGTCTGCGGCTGGTCAAGCACTGCGAGGTGCTGGGCAGTTATCGGGCGGTGAG includes:
- a CDS encoding MAB_1171c family putative transporter gives rise to the protein MSYDVRMIGLWFENAGMLAMWLSLLLRAPSAVRSPQQRGLWIAVGAAATTLTLKRGPLVEIMSRDFHVYQAYALTTHLCGVLSAVIIMDFVLVTTDRPQREWFHLGSGLAIVCLIILGAWCAPGMHVHESAGSGGHVFWLIVIGIHLAGNVLCIAVCRRHWYRGGKSPLRTTMGLFGLGSCLAALYWVGYLVQLISGVFWIAFPLPFISGVFCLCRAAVIAAPAFPAIRRARRDATDFWLLWRLWRDLVSAVPWVALAPPRPRLLELLLPRGSWGLLVYRQVIEIRDAILVLREYASPDPPFPYPDPTAAPDLTAAHAAEMARWLTAACHAKNRGQGPRTRAAGLSALGGHDLVHETAFLIQVADAYSRRAPGRAARPSHGSHAGIQ
- a CDS encoding helix-turn-helix domain-containing protein gives rise to the protein MAENARFSSTGKLASRLNHLFATVHPRNRGPYSNEEVARAIREQGGDISKAYLAYLRNGTRSNPTMHHLEALAVFFGVKPAYFFDDEVAEEVDSMLLRLVALREAGIQLSEWEALRDAGITKIAARANGLSPKGLVAAAEILDQLRALEGLPLEREANDS
- a CDS encoding thioesterase II family protein, with product MEKQAAQDTANWIQVPRPAPQAKTRLICCPHAGASASAFGPLARALPDHDIEALSVQYPGRQGGPGYQGFTDIGELADRVATALLPWCDRPVAVLGHSMGSVVAFELTRRLEAAGKPPVRLFVSGRRSPSDGLGVHVPQDDEEIVEELRTLGGIPVKLLDKPKYRESILAVVRNDYRANSGYLAPSDATVNCPVTFLLSDADPYVDAAAAAAWGNHTTQELTVASFPGGHFFLNEELAQVVEAVSEGLFTGSARRHAGGLQ
- a CDS encoding MFS transporter, with protein sequence MVLALGTFAVGTDAFVIAGLLPDISRSLHVDIAAAGQLVSVFSIAYALLSPVLAALTGRWSRRRVLVTALGIFAVGNVVTALAPGYALVLVSRVVAAAGAAMFTPNAGATAAAIAGGERRGRAIAIVTVGLTSSLALGAPLGTAIGNAFGWRATMWFVTALAVVIAPVIALRLPDIRLGAKVGLRQRLSPLTDRRVASVLIVTLLAFIGIYLPYTYISSVFSPATGDDGGLVALLLLVFGLAGTVGNLVAGRLADRHGPRHVVICATLGLAVVFAAMLPSRESFAAAIVVVALSGVGSWSVTGPQQHRVMALSQPGAETLGVSLNAAVMYLAISLSSVIGAIGLNSFGSAVSLLPIAVVFVLAAALLTWLSGRPERQADEQENDVAADPTTGGLGASPAVK